One Helianthus annuus cultivar XRQ/B chromosome 7, HanXRQr2.0-SUNRISE, whole genome shotgun sequence genomic region harbors:
- the LOC110866882 gene encoding uncharacterized protein LOC110866882: MVTIGDTLSPEVKSDLKQLLKRNADIFAFEHSDMTGVPRDKAEHKLATLPGVKPVAQGKRSMAPDRRAAVVKEVRKLVEAGILRETQYHTWVSNPVMVKKPDGTWRMCIDFKDLNKACPKDAYPLPEIDLKVDSLVPYRFKCFLDAYKGYHQIKMSKEDEEKTAFHTDVGIFCYTKMPFGLRNAGATYQRLMDKVFETQIGRNLEVYVDDLVIKSSEEKQMLADIEETFQRLREYNIKLNPKKCSFGVEEGKFLGVVVTRDGFKANPEKVSAISRMPSPRTLKEAQAINGRLVAINRFLARHAEKSLPFIKTLKDCLDKKNFKWTSGAEQALQEMKRFIERLPTLTAPRPGEMLKMYLAAAHTAVSAVLMVEREGKQTPIYYISRVLAGPETRYPTLEKLVLALVHATRRLRRYFQAHRVQILTNYPLQQVLHKPEVSGRLAKWAIELGALDIEYQKRTAVKGQVIADFLAEIPEGEVVTDPVIQDIPESSTARQTWKLYTDGSSSGKGSGAGLMLISPDQVRLMYALRFDFECSNNEAEYEALLAGLRMAKSMGAARVDAYVDSLLVNNQVNETYEAKDEAMAKYLAKTKELMDSFDKVTLNHVHRGKNQIADALSKLATSGMEKEVKVETLQTPSIEPRSVSAVTTEEPCWYTPILRFLVTGELPPAKGEAQKIQTKALQYEVNDEAKYLIGEIHAGICGIHAGPRAVVAKIHNAGYYWPGMHEDAVTELRKCRSCQKFAPQTIRPKNSLIPVTAAWPFQKWAVDIVGPFPPAPGKLKYIIVAVDYFTKWVEAKPLAKITAENAKKFLWEHIVCRFGLPLYLVSDNGTQFTDRIFQGWCTDLHIQQIFTSVAHPQGNGQVERANRSLLEGIKKRLGHEGSSWVEELPHVLWAHRTMPKTSNNETPFSLTYGMEAMIPAEAGLPSLRRLSIGNINDQSLREGLDLLEERREAAAISEARYKKTLEKYYNKRVAKLSFKAGDYVMRDNEASRMEPSGKLGPNWEDPYVIQEDLGKGAYRLSRLDGTPVPRSWNIAQLKKCYL, translated from the exons ATGGTCACAATTGGGGACACTCTGTCCCCAGAAGTGAAGAGCGATTTGAAGCAATTGTTAAAAAGAAATGCAGACATCTTCGCTTTCGAGCACTCCGATATGACGGGAGTCCCCCGCGATAAAGCGGAACATAAGCTCGCCACACTCCCAGGCGTTAAGCCAGTCGCTCAGGGTAAACGCAGCATGGCCCCGGACCGCCGGGCGGCGGTCGTTAAGGAAGTACGCAAGTTAGTGGAAGCTGGAATTCTCAGGGAAACGCAGTACCATACTTGGGTGTCCAACCCGGTCATGGTAAAGAAACCAGATGGCACAtggcgaatgtgcatcgatttcaAAGACCTAAACAAGGCGTGTCCAAAAGACGCGTACCCGTTGCCCGAGATTGATTTAAAGGTCGATTCCCTGGTACCCTATCGATTCAAGTGTTTCCTAGACGCGTATAAAGGGTACCACCAAATCAAAATGTCCAAAGAAGACGAAGAGAAAACGGCGTTCCACACTGACGTTGGCATCTTCTGTTACACCAAAATGCCTTTCGGGCTACGAAACGCAGGGGCTACCTACCAGAGGCTCATGGACAAGGTGTTCGAAACACAGATCGGGCGAAATTTGGAAGTTTATGTAGACGACCTCGTAATCAAAAGCAGCGAAGAAAAACAAATGTTGGCAGATATAGAGGAAACTTTCCAGCGACTCAGAGAGTACAACATAAAGTTAAATCCAAAGAAGTGTTCGTTTGGGGTGGAAGAGGGGAAGTTCCTGGGGGTAGTAGTCACCCGAGACGGTTTTAAAGCTAACCCGGAAAAAGTATCCGCCATATCGCGAATGCCTTCTCCCCGAACGCTGAAGGAAGCCCAAGCTATAAATGGACGACTGGTAGCAATTAACAGGTTCTTAGCAAGGCATGCTGAAAAGTCATTGCCATTCATAAAAACGCTAAAAGATTGCCTCGACAAGAAGAATTTCAAATGGACCAGCGGAGCGGAACAGGCTCTGCAGGAAATGAAGCGTTTTATAGAAAGGTTACCCACGTTGACCGCGCCTAGACCCGGAGAAATGCTAAAAATGTATTTAGCGGCAGCTCACACGGCGGTGAGCGCCGTGCTTATGGTTGAACGAGAAGGGAAACAAACACCAATATACTACATAAGCCGGGTGTTAGCGGGGCCTGAAACGCGCTATCCTACACTGGAAAAGCTAGTTTTAGCATTAGTGCACGCCACGAGGCGATTAAGAAGGTACTTTCAGGCACACCGTGTACAAATCTTAACCAACTATCCGCTACAGCAGGTCTTGCACAAACCAGAGGTCTCGGGCAGGTTGGCTAAATGGGCCATCGAGCTAGGGGCCCTAGATATCGAATATCAGAAGCGAACGGCAGTTAAGGGgcaagtgattgctgatttcttAGCCGAAATACCAGAAGGGGAGGTCGTTACGGACCCGGTCATCCAGGATATACCAGAGTCCAGCACTGCGAGGCAGACTTGGAAGTTATACACGGATGGATCATCTAGTGGAAAGGGGTCCGGTGCAGGCCTAATGCTGATAAGTCCAGATCAAGTCAGGCTAATGTACGCCTTACGTTTTGACTTCGAGTGCTCTAATAACGAAGCGGAATACGAGGCATTATTGGCAGGGTTACGGATGGCAAAATCCATGGGGGCAGCCAGGGTAGACGCGTACGTCGACTcgctgctggtcaacaatcaggtcaacgaaacgtacGAAGCCAAAGACGAGGCGATGGCAAAATACCTGGCAAAAACTAAAGAACTCATGGATTCCTTCGACAAGGTCACACTCAACCATGTGCACAGAGGGAAAAATCAAATAGCAGACGCCCTAAGCAAACTCGCTACCTCAGGCATGGAAAAGGAAGTCAAAGTCGAAACGTTGCAGACACCTTCAATAGAACCGCGGAGTGTTTCCGCTGTCACAACGGAAGAACCTTGCTGGTATACTCCGATTCTACGCTTTCTCGTAACAGGTGAATTACCTCCCGCCAAGGGCGAGGCGCAAAAGATACAAACGAAAGCGCTGCAATATGAAGTCAACGATG AGGCAAAGTACCTCATCGGAGAGATTCACGCGGGTATATGCGGCATACACGCCGGACCTAGAGCAGTGGTGGCCAAAATCCATAACGCAGGATattactggcccgggatgcatgAAGACGCTGTAACGGAACTGCGAAAATGCCGCAGTTGCCAAAAGTTTGCTCCTCAGACGATACGGCCCAAAAACAGCCTGATACCGGTAACAGCAGCGTGGCCTTTTCAGAAATGGGCTGTGGATATCGTAGGACCTTTCCCGCCGGCCCCCGGAAAATTGAAGTACATAAttgtggcggtcgattacttcaccaaatgggtggaagcaaaaCCTTTGGCCAAGATAACGGcggaaaacgccaaaaaattcctCTGGGAGCACATCGTGTGCAGGTTCGGGTTACCGCTCTACCTGGTAAGCGACAATGGGACACAGTTCACAGATAGAATTTTCCAGGGATGGTGCACTGACCTCCACATCCAGCAGATTTTCACGTCGGTTGCACACCCACAGGGTAACGGACAGGTGGAGCGGGCGAATAGGAGTTTGCTAGAAGGAATCAAAAAGCGACTGGGGCACGAGGGAAGCTCGTGGGTGGAAGAATTGCCACATGTACTTTGGGCGCATAGAACAATGCCCAAAACTAGCAACAACGAAACCCCATTCAGCCTCACCTACGGAATGGAGGCAATGATACCCGCTGAAGCGGGGTTACCATCATTACGCCGTCTAAGCATAGGGAATATCAACGACCAATCGCTGAGAGAAGGTTTAGATCTGTTGGAAGAAAGGCGTGAGGCGGCCGCCATCAGCGAAGCACGATACAAGAAAACGTTGGAAAAATATTACAACAAACGGGTGGCTAAACTAAGTTTCAAGGCGGGCGATTACGTCATGCGTGACAACGAAGCAAGTCGGATGGAACCTTCGGGAAAGCTGGGTCCCAACTGGGAAGACCCTTACGTCATTCAAGAAGACCTGGGTAAAGGGGCCTATCGCCTATCCCGACTAGATGGCACGCCAGTCCCGCGCAGTTGGAACATCGCCCAGTTGAAGAAATGCTACCTGTAA
- the LOC110868493 gene encoding beta-glucosidase BoGH3B: MKNLLIIVICFWSSTTEAIYLLYKDPKQPIGDRIKDLMSRMTLEEKIGQMTQIDRSVASNEIINKYKIGSVLSGGGSVPGKQASPFTWIDMVNDFQKGALSTRLGIPMIYGIDAVHGHSSVYKATIFPHNIGLGVTRDPVLVKKIGAATALEVRATGIQYAFTPCIAVCRDPRWGRCYESYSEDPKIVKLMTEIIPGLQGDIPAGTRKGVPFVGGQDKVAACAKHYVGDGGTHMGRNEGVTIIDAKGLLDIHMTAYNDAVVKGIATVMTSYSSWNGVKMHASRRLVTDYLKNKLKFKGFVISDWQGIDKITTPEHSNYTYSIIAGMNTGIDMFMIPYNYTEFIDGLTYLVKKKFIYMSRVDDAVKRILRVKFTMGLFENPLADYSMAKHLGSKEHRELAREAVRKTLVLLKKGKFPKKPLIPLSKKASTILVAGSHADNLGYQCGGWTIEWQGLSGDITDGTTILSAVKKSVDPKTQVVFNENPSENFVKSYNFDYAIVVVGEFPYAETSGDKRNLTIPEPGPSTIKNVCSSVKCVVVLISGRPVDVQPYVKTVDALVAAWLPGSEGQGVTDVLFGDYGFTGKLAHTWFKSVDQLPMNFGDQHYDPLYPFGFGLTTEPRKNL, translated from the exons ATGAAGAATTTGTTGATTATAGTAATATGTTTCTGGTCTTCCACGACTGAAGCAATATACTTATTATACAAAGATCCAAAACAACCAATCGGTGATCGGATCAAAGACTTAATGAGCAGGATGACATTGGAGGAAAAGATTGGCCAGATGACCCAAATTGATAGATCAGTTGCATCCAATGAGATCATCAACAAGTACAAGATTG GGAGTGTTTTGAGTGGAGGAGGGAGTGTTCCAGGTAAACAAGCATCTCCATTTACATGGATTGACATGGTGAATGATTTCCAAAAGGGAGCGTTATCAACGCGATTGGGGATACCGATGATTTATGGGATTGATGCTGTCCATGGTCATAGTAGTGTTTACAAAGCTACAATCTTTCCTCATAATATTGGTCTTGGAGTTACCAG GGACCCTGTTCTGGTTAAGAAGATTGGGGCTGCAACTGCACTTGAAGTTAGAGCCACTGGCATACAATATGCTTTCACACCTTGTATTGCA GTATGTAGAGATCCGAGATGGGGTCGTTGCTACGAGAGTTATAGCGAAGATCCCAAGATCGTTAAGTTAATGACCGAGATCATACCGGGTTTACAAGGAGATATCCCTGCTGGTACAAGAAAGGGTGTTCCTTTTGTAGGTGGACA AGATAAGGTAGCAGCATGTGCTAAGCATTATGTGGGAGACGGAGGGACCCACATGGGCAGAAATGAAGGCGTTACGATCATAGACGCCAAAGGGCTCTTAGACATACACATGACAGCATACAATGATGCTGTTGTCAAGGGTATAGCTACGGTTATGACCTCGTATTCCAGCTGGAATGGAGTCAAAATGCACGCCAGTCGTCGTCTTGTCACTGATTATCTCAAGAACAAGCTCAAATTCAAG GGGTTTGTTATATCAGACTGGCAAGGGATTGACAAGATCACGACTCCTGAACATTCTAACTATACGTATTCGATCATAGCTGGGATGAATACAGGCATTGATATG TTCATGATTCCATACAATTACACCGAGTTCATCGATGGTTTAACTTACCTAGTTAAGAAAAAGTTCATATACATGAGCCGCGTAGACGATGCGGTTAAGAGGATACTAAGGGTCAAGTTCACCATGGGTCTGTTTGAAAACCCGTTGGCCGATTACAGCATGGCTAAGCACCTCGGAAGCAAG GAGCACAGAGAGCTGGCTAGGGAAGCTGTGAGAAAAACACTTGTTTTATTGAAGAAGGGTAAATTTCCGAAGAAGCCATTGATACCACTTTCTAAAAAAGCCTCGACGATACTAGTTGCAGGGTCTCATGCTGATAATCTTGGTTATCAATGTGGCGGATGGACTATTGAGTGGCAAGGACTTTCAGGAGATATTACTGACG GCACCACAATCTTATCAGCTGTGAAAAAAAGTGTCGACCCGAAAACTCAAGTGGTCTTCAATGAGAACCCGAGCGAGAATTTTGTCAAGTCTTACAACTTTGACTACGCGATTGTTGTTGTGGGAGAGTTCCCGTATGCTGAGACATCTGGAGACAAGAGGAATCTAACAATCCCAGAGCCTGGACCAAGCACCATAAAGAATGTGTGCAGTTCAGTAAAATGTGTGGTAGTCTTAATCAGTGGTCGGCCCGTGGACGTGCAGCCATATGTCAAGACCGTAGACGCTCTTGTGGCTGCTTGGCTTCCAGGATCAGAAGGTCAAGGGGTCACAGATGTTTTGTTTGGTGACTATGGTTTTACGGGCAAGCTTGCGCATACTTGGTTCAAGTCGGTTGACCAGCTCCCGATGAACTTTGGAGACCAGCATTATGACCCGTTGTACCCGTTTGGATTCGGGCTCACAACTGAGCCTAGGAAGAATTTGTGA